The Phoenix dactylifera cultivar Barhee BC4 chromosome 12, palm_55x_up_171113_PBpolish2nd_filt_p, whole genome shotgun sequence genome has a window encoding:
- the LOC103713708 gene encoding uncharacterized protein LOC103713708 — protein sequence MAKQHKAKKPENLGKGKVTPVQIAFIVDRYLADSNYTNTLSAFRAEASDLFSKTRGKEVPKGLLGLGEILDEYISLKEQRVMVDQAKRRVEMALQGMQDVIRAYHAAGNPALPPSPPLLPPQFVATPMAPVLPAPFPTNVSPPGHAAIRTSVENNAQTPIMLPHKVTELNNGITPIPNSSSVNKRKASMSDSKVPSAPKKPHTESPTESSILEDNVLTSDAACTYSRHETQKSAVQSTSNHPMIKSPVQGCSIAKSLFDQLSDSQTNSSPKTPPQALPTQADKLAKPAGTPSFQKTNAATSQQIASSSCFLVASDTIIVSPVKGMSYYDVERSYHITAPYKSSPEKLSKREHVKGKLDFDEPDVHVPMSSEKASVGDSSTSSNEAEAAGSFDFDLPDFDMLDRDFSFSELLADIDIDFEEIPSCQPASTLADSIPGPENNVNCEFFKRNQTLPDSSLTTLSGALSEKEMNIQGPDTVTSLRSITKRIRIVSPVKTRRNCLLEQNHSSAKA from the exons GCACAAAGCCAAGAAGCCAGAGAATCTGGGGAAGGGGAAGGTCACTCCCGTCCAGATCGCGTTCATCGTGGACCGCTACCTCGCCGACAGCAACTACACCAACACCCTCTCCGCCTTCCGAGCCGAAGCCTCCGATCTCTTCTCCAAAACCAGGGGCAAAGAG GTGCCGAAAGGGTTGTTGGGGTTGGGGGAGATATTGGACGAGTATATAAGCTTGAAGGAGCAGAGGGTGATGGTGGATCAGGCGAAGCGGAGGGTCGAGATGGCGTTGCAGGGCATGCAAGACGTGATCCGGGCCTACCACGCTGCTGGGAATCCCGCTCTTCCGCCTTCaccccctctccttcctcctcagttCGTGGCAACACCAATGGCGCCGGTTCTTCCTGCCCCATTCCCTACTAACGTGTCTCCTCCAG GTCATGCTGCAATCAGAACCTCTGTTGAGAATAATGCACAAACACCCATTATGCTTCCACATAAAGTAACAGAACTTAACAATGGTATAACTCCAATACCTAACTCTTCATCTGTTAACAAGAGGAAGGCTTCAATGTCTGATTCGAAGGTTCCTTCAGCTCCAAAGAAGCCACATACTGAATCACCCACGGAGTCATCCATATTAGAAG ATAATGTGCTGACCTCGGATGCAGCATGCACCTATAGCCGTCATGAAACACAAAAATCAGCTGTTCAGTCAACATCCAATCACCCAATGATTAAATCTCCAGTTCAAGGGTGTTCTATTGCAAAAAGCTTATTCGATCAATTATCTGATTCTCAAACCAATTCTTCTCCTAAAACCCCTCCACAAGCACTTCCTACGCAAGCTGACAAATTAGCTAAGCCAGCAGGAACTCCATCCTTTCAAAAGACCAATGCTGCCACCTCCCAGCAAATAGCTTCATCCAGTTGCTTCTTAGTTGCTTCTGACACTATCATAGTCAGCCCTGTCAAAGGTATGAGTTATTATGATGTTGAGAGGAGCTACCATATTACTGCACCCTACAAATCAAGTCCAGAGAAGCTTAGCAAAAGAGAACATGTAAAAGGGAAGCTGGATTTTGATGAGCCTGATGTACATGTGCCGATGAGTTCAGAAAAGGCATCTGTCGGTGACAGTTCTACCTCTTCAAATGAAGCTGAGGCAGCAGGAAGCTTTGACTTTGATCTTCCAGATTTTGATATGTTAGATCGTGATTTCTCCTTCTCTGAACTTCTAGCTGACATTGATATTGACTTTGAAGAAATTCCATCTTGCCAGCCAGCCTCCACCCTTGCAGATTCAATTCCAGG GCCAGAGAACAATGTAAACTGtgaatttttcaaaagaaatcaAACATTACCTGATTCTAGTCTGACAACATTAAGTGGTGCTCTTTCAGAGAAGGAAATGAATATTCAAG GTCCTGATACTGTAACCTCATTAAGATCTATAACAAAGCGCATCAGAATTGTAAGTCCTG TTAAAACCAGGAGAAAT